A window from Ignavibacteriota bacterium encodes these proteins:
- a CDS encoding ABC transporter ATP-binding protein — protein MSTIINISSFSKSYGTINAVNNISFSVNKGEMFGLVGPDGAGKTTTIRTLCGLLKSDNGNISLLNLDIQKNKKEIQNNIGYLSQKFSLYEDLTIDENIEFFAEIHNVKNYKNRRNELLEFTRLIDFRNRQAGRLSGGMKQKLALACSLIHKPKILFLDEPTTGVDPVSRRDFWKILSNLLKEEITIFMSTPYLDEAERCNRVALMNNGKIIALDSPQNVKESINKKVVEIVCDDVRIAAKLIKDNLGMDVQLFGDRINTIVNNDDEDYKKLEKLLTENNFKITDHRTNIPSLENVFIHLVNNENLLSSK, from the coding sequence ATGAGTACAATTATAAACATATCCTCTTTCAGTAAATCCTACGGAACAATAAACGCCGTTAACAATATTTCATTTTCTGTTAACAAAGGAGAAATGTTTGGTTTGGTTGGTCCGGATGGTGCCGGAAAAACAACAACAATAAGAACATTATGCGGATTATTAAAATCGGATAATGGAAATATTTCATTGTTGAATTTAGATATTCAGAAAAACAAAAAAGAAATTCAAAATAATATTGGTTACCTATCGCAAAAATTTAGTTTGTACGAAGATTTAACAATTGATGAAAACATAGAATTTTTCGCAGAAATTCATAACGTTAAAAATTATAAAAACAGAAGAAACGAACTTTTGGAATTTACTCGATTGATAGATTTTCGAAATCGTCAAGCTGGAAGACTTTCCGGAGGGATGAAGCAAAAACTGGCATTGGCTTGCAGCTTAATTCACAAACCTAAAATATTATTTTTAGATGAACCAACAACTGGAGTTGACCCGGTTTCACGGAGAGATTTTTGGAAAATACTTTCTAATTTGCTTAAAGAAGAAATCACAATTTTTATGTCAACACCTTATTTAGACGAAGCCGAACGTTGCAATAGAGTTGCACTAATGAACAATGGCAAAATAATTGCGCTGGATTCTCCTCAAAATGTTAAAGAATCAATAAATAAAAAAGTGGTTGAAATTGTTTGCGATGATGTACGAATTGCAGCAAAATTAATCAAAGATAATTTGGGAATGGATGTACAACTTTTTGGTGATAGAATAAATACAATTGTTAATAATGACGATGAGGATTATAAAAAGTTAGAAAAATTGTTGACTGAAAATAATTTTAAAATAACTGATCACAGAACAAACATTCCATCTTTGGAGAATGTTTTTATTCATTTAGTAAACAATGAAAATTTATTGAGCTCAAAATGA
- a CDS encoding TolC family protein: protein MKNIIFITILISSFNLLAQTDSYSLQEIIQLGIQNSKTLKISDAKLLSASAKVNEINSQRFPQLKFNASYMRLSDVPPFEISMSFLPNPIRIQDAILNSYNFKLSLQQPIFTGFKLSSLNSAANYNLESSELEYSKEINEETFKIISAFWNVYKIDNANKILEENLKSLESHINDSRNFLENDLITKNDLLKLEVQKSTVELKKIEAENSLEIAKALLNKTIGNDLSDKIEIKTDEIIFREINLDLNNLLDEAKSNRLEIQSLSKKLSAGKEQLTASKSGWYPSIFLISDFYYSRPNQRIFPQKDQFDDTWDVGISLSWDIWNWGYNSSQSQQAESNLIQLETTKAQIEDAIEIEVYNAFLQFQSAIKKVELNKLTLEQTEENYRITNDKYLVQLVSSTDLIDAETSLYSAKTELLNSLIDYELAKIKLDKVVGKKIY, encoded by the coding sequence ATGAAAAATATAATTTTTATTACAATCTTAATTTCATCTTTTAATTTACTTGCGCAGACTGATTCATATTCTCTGCAAGAAATTATTCAATTAGGAATTCAAAACAGTAAAACATTAAAAATTTCTGATGCAAAATTACTTTCAGCTTCAGCAAAAGTTAATGAAATTAATTCGCAAAGATTTCCGCAGTTAAAATTTAATGCATCCTATATGCGATTGAGCGATGTTCCTCCTTTTGAAATTTCTATGTCGTTTTTACCAAATCCAATTAGAATTCAAGATGCAATTTTAAATTCATATAATTTCAAACTATCATTGCAGCAGCCAATATTCACGGGCTTTAAGTTGTCCTCGTTAAATTCTGCCGCAAATTATAATTTAGAATCTTCCGAATTGGAATATTCGAAAGAAATAAATGAAGAAACATTTAAAATAATTTCAGCATTTTGGAATGTTTACAAAATTGATAATGCAAATAAAATTCTTGAAGAAAATTTAAAGAGCTTAGAATCTCATATAAATGATTCGCGTAATTTTTTAGAAAATGATTTAATCACAAAAAATGATTTATTGAAATTAGAAGTTCAAAAATCTACCGTTGAATTAAAGAAAATTGAAGCTGAGAATTCTCTTGAAATTGCAAAAGCATTATTAAACAAAACAATTGGAAATGATTTATCAGATAAAATAGAAATTAAAACTGATGAAATTATTTTTAGAGAAATAAATTTGGATTTAAATAATTTATTAGACGAAGCAAAATCAAATCGACTTGAAATTCAATCATTATCAAAAAAATTATCAGCCGGTAAAGAACAATTAACAGCAAGCAAATCCGGATGGTATCCTTCAATATTTTTAATTTCTGATTTTTATTACAGCAGACCAAACCAAAGAATTTTTCCGCAGAAAGATCAGTTTGATGATACTTGGGATGTAGGAATTTCGCTTAGCTGGGACATTTGGAATTGGGGTTACAATTCTTCGCAATCTCAGCAAGCGGAAAGTAATTTAATTCAATTGGAAACAACTAAAGCACAAATTGAAGATGCAATTGAAATTGAAGTTTACAACGCATTCTTGCAATTTCAATCGGCAATAAAAAAAGTTGAACTAAATAAATTAACATTAGAACAAACAGAAGAAAATTATAGAATTACAAATGATAAATATTTAGTGCAGTTAGTTAGTTCAACGGATTTGATTGATGCAGAAACTTCTCTTTATTCGGCAAAAACTGAACTGTTAAATTCTTTAATTGACTACGAATTAGCAAAAATTAAATTAGATAAAGTTGTTGGGAAAAAAATCTATTAA